agagtGCCATAAGATGTTTCAAGATTTTGAGTTAATATACCAATCGATTATCAACTCAATACTTATTTGATTTCTTCTTTTCAGTGCTTGGATCCGATGTTGTTTACAGTGAGGGGGCCGTCGAGGATCTGCTAGAGACGCTAGGGCAGCTCTGCGGGCCTAATACAACTATCTTCTTGGCTGGCGAGCTTCGAAATGGTGACGGATTTGTTCCTTTTAACTTCATTTTTGGACCCTAATCCTCACAAGTATTATGAGTTCTGagatctttttttcttttctggtTTCAGATGCCATTCTTGAGTACTTCCTAGAAGCTGCAATGAACAATTTCAGAATTGGTCGCGTCGATCAAAATCTGTGGCATCCTGATTATCGCAGCAACCGAGTTGTTCTTTATGTTCTTGTGAAGAAATGAAAGTTTCAGAATTAATGAAACTATGTTACTTTATAGTTTATAGAGTGTGACCCTCCTATGCTAGAATTCATTGTAAAAGATATTCTCCTtccatatattattttttgatatcatGCTCATTTTGAGAAGCCTAACAATTTTGTTTTGACAGATAAAAGTGGACTATCATCTGTGAACCATTTTCAGTGAATTCATTCACAACCACTGTTAAGAAGACACAATATTGTAATGCTTGATGGAACAACTAAAACTCCAATTCTTGCTTGGTTATCATCAAAGGATAATCTCTGAATccaaaatatttaatatagAACAAAGGCTACTTAAATTCTAACATGTAAATTGTAATACAAAGTAAAGTCCAGTGTTGATCAAAGAACTCCTAAAGCTAGTTAcatatttactttctaattaTCTATCAATAAGAATTCAGAATTAAAAGTTAGTCACAAAAATGACTAATTTATAGTTCaaataatttcattattgttaaGTGTTTAACATTTCGTGATATCATTGGACATACTACCAAAGCAGACTCCTAAAACATTTGACACCGCAGCAAATTCTTTTAGGaagaaacgaaaaaaaaaaaaaaaacctgagAGATAGAGAACATCTGTCAAAGTAGTTGAATTATGAGTAAATTTTATTCGACTATTTTAGTAAAGATTTTTTGGTACTTCTTTATAAATTAAATGTattagaaaaaacaaaaatttccAACTTCATCATCCCTTAACTAATGCCattaggacatttatctatccatctgttttattttatctatataAAAATTGACATCTCATCTATTATTATATTACCACATAagttttttctttaaaatataatttttataaatttttttaatttaactttttatttatctCTCTTCATTTAATAACCTCCACTAACATTATCTTCtagttaatattaataataaattaaatcaataacctctattaatattatcttttaattaatgaatttgatattattattacattatTTTGTAAGAAAAAATAATCCTATTATTTCTTTGTCAATAATTCtgattattaaaatattttttcatatattttatacaggTTCAATAAcctatatattatttttaatagatttttgaattttaaaataaaattataagttgAAAAGTAAATTGATATTTAACCATGTTAAGAAGAATTGTGACAAAAATacttgaatttatttttattttttataattttattttctttaactTATATAAATGATTGTAGAATTTTATTcgatgataaaaaatatttttagtaaaatagaATTTATATTAGTCAAACTTTGTTTAAGTGTTAGTACAgggtaaagtattaaattggtcCCTATGTTTGGGCGTAATTCTGTTTTGAtccttaaggtttaaagtgtaTCCAAAAATGTTtcatttagcatcaatttaggTTGATTTTGTGCCTTTGGAGCTTGTACTTGTTTTCCAAATTATCGATTTTGTTCTTGTACTATTGTGACATAGGACATtccattaattatttaattttgaactCACTGTGGgactaaattgatgctaaatgaaacttttttggattcaaataggaCACTTTAGACCTTAAGCACTAAAACAGAATTACGCCCAATAAGgaccaatttagtactttatccgttaatatattatttttgtatttatatgttaattttttatttaaatttaactCATTTGATAAAatcaaatagaaaaaaattgattttctttttaatattttataaaaaaatttacttaaccatatatattgtcaaaattaatttttatttactaTATCATTGTATTAAATTATAGAATTTATtatgatataatttttattttaaaagttatataaattattttagaaCTAATTATAAAACTAAACATTCTTCTATTATCATTTCAGTTATATAAAAGCTTACGTGCAAAAATTTTATAGTATTAAATTGGGTCTAAATTAaatcctaataataataataataaaataataatatgtcCAGAGCTTACCGACCTTCTCTTTTGATCTGACCAGAgcttacttcttcttcttcttctcctccttcttcatcttctttttcttcaatctGCAACAtgtcatcatcatcaccaaaccCTCAAGTGATAACCTGCAAAGGTAAAATTCATCTAccattcttttttttcttttttttttttccatattaACATGAATATAATTAAGTGTTGATATGATAATGTTTGTGTTGGATACTATATTGTGGAACAGCTGCAGTGGCATGGGGAGCAGGAGAGCCATTGGTGATGGAGGAAGTTCAAGTCAGCCCTCCAAATTCAATGGAGATTCGTATTAAAGTTGTCTCCACCTCTCTCTGTCGCAGCGACCTTGCAGCCTGGGAATCTCATGTATGTAACATTCACTTTTTTCATGAATCTAAGAAAAGCTTCTACATTTGGTTCAACATTAATGCAAGATTCTTGTTTTTGCAGGCTATATTTCCTCGCATATTTGGTCATGAAGCATCAGGGTAATCTATAACTAACTACCCTTTACGGATTGATGCATTGAAgtcaaaaattgattcttggGTTTGGTTATTTTTCTTTGGATATCATAAAAATCTTTCCTTTTTTATGATGGTAGATATCTAACATTATGGATATAACTTTAGGAACTAATAAGTTAGTGCAAAAGGTGTTGCTTGCTAGGTAGATATTGAATTTCTAATAGTTTTGCTTTGCAGGATTGTTGAAAGTGTGGGGGAGGGTGTGACTGAATTCAAGGAGGGGGACCATGTGCTAACAGTCTTCATCGGAGAATGCAAGGCGTGCAGGCCGTGCACGTCCGGGAAAAGCAACATTTGTCAAGTTTTGGGATTGGAGAGAAAAGGTTTGATGCATAGTGATCAGAAGACCCGCTTCTCTGTCAAAGGGAAGCCTGTATATCATTATTGTGCTGTTTCAAGTTTCAGCGAGTATACGGTAGTCCATTCCGGATGTGCAGTGAAAGTTAGCCCACATGTACCTCTTGAGAAAGTGTGCCTTCTGAGCTGTGGAGTTGCTGCAGGTAAATGTTTCAATTGAATCTTTTGTTATAGGAAAGAAAGGGGTAATGGCTAGTATAGATAAAATTTTTCCTATTTCTTAAAAGTTGAGCTAATTGGAACTCATTAATGATCCAACACTTAGAACAAGATTTTTGGTAATGTTGAGGCATTATTCAATCATAAAAAGAGCAAAAGTAATTCCTGAATGATATATGCAAGCAACTTGCATATACTGCGAATATTTAAAGTCAGATGCGAAAGCTAGTAGAGTTGAGAGATTGAAACTGATAGAGTTGCAGGTTTAATAGCATTGAAGAAATTTTTAGCTTAAGTGGCATTGGATGAATTGGTAGGCCATAACAGAAATGTTGAacttattttccttctctttGTTCTACTAGTCAGGGCCATAATAACCAATAATGCAATCTCTCAGAGTAGAGTATCATAAATTCATAACTTTTAATTCCATTGATAAATTCTTGGTTTCTGATTGATTATGTCACTCATGGAAGGTCTAGGCGCAGCATGGAATGTTGCTAATGTGACAAAAGGATCAATTGTGGTGATATTTGGTCTCGGAACTGTTGGCCTTTCTGTAAGTGCAGGGAACAACTCTGTCTGTCTTAACTTTTCAGTTCTCAATTGATTACTAATTATCATTTCCAAACTACAAGATAATTTATGAATTCTCCTTTAATTAGGTTGCACAAGGTGCAAAACTAAGGGGAGCATCTCGAATAATTGGCGTGGATAACAATCCACAGAAGTGTGAAAAAGGTGCCAAAATCAGTCCTGAAATTGATCTGAATATTGTTTTTTCACCTAGCACAATCCTTGGTTCATTATTTGTTATTGTGTTTGTTTGTTGTTGCCGCAGCAAAAGCTTTTGGATTTACAGAAGTTGTTGACCCGAGTTCCTACCAAGAACCTATTGCTCAGGTTGTTGTTTATCTCATCAGAAAATATCCAATTTAAcctttcatatatatatatatatatggtcaTATATCATATCAAATAGCTGCTGCTAGGTTAAGACTTACATGTCTGTGAAACAAGTTTATTTGTAACAATCGTTTATATGTTGAAAATTTTCAGGTTATTAAGCGCATTACTGATGGCGGAGCAGATTTTTCTTTCGAATGTGTAGGCGACACTGACATGATATAACCACTGCATTGCAGTCCTGTTGTGATGTAATACTCATTGTAGCCAAAACTCTCCTTGTGAAATTTAAAGGCTTTTATTTAATAGACTTGAATTTCATTCTGcatttttcccccttttttcTCCTAGGGATGGGGTTTGACAGTAACACTTGGTGTGCCAAAGGTGAAGCCTGAGATGTCAGCTCACTATGGACTATTCTTAATGGGAAGAACACTCAAGGGATCTCTATTTGGAGGATGGAAACCTAAATCTGATCTTCCTTTATTAGTAGAGAAGTATGTGAACAAGGTAATAGCAAGAGTACCCTGATTATTTTGTTTGATCATTGCTTTGTCTATGTTTATTTTCATGTGGAACATGCAAGTCTTCACTTCAAGGCCTCACTCTCATAACTTTTAAGTTCCAAACTCCAACCTACTTTAAATTTGATATTTCAGCAAGAAATATGTACTAATATGATGTTTAATATGCAGGAAATTCAAATTGATGACTACATAACACACAATTTGCCATTTGATGACATTAACAATGCTTTTGATCTCATGAAGGAAGGAAAGTGTCTGCGTTGTGTTATTCACATGCCAAGATAATTCCTCTGGATTTCTATTAGTATTTTCTTTCAAGGAAAACAGTCCAAAATCCAAATCATTGTAGAAGGAACTAATATAACTATATAAGAGctattctctttaatttttttttcaaattgaaTTGCAATtctttaaaaagataatttctAGAATACCCTTTGGAATATGAAATATTTTATCTTTCCTCCAAGGAATATAGAAACTTTATCTGGCGGTTATAAAAAGTTACATGTCAATCTTTTAGCATAGCATAACTTGGTACTTAGCATTAGCACCAAAAGGATGTAAAATGGCAGCAACTCATTGCACAATAAAAATTAGGGAGACTGAACTATAACTATATGTATTTCAACCAAAAAGTATATAGGTTGTTTCCTTTAAAAAGAACACTAACGGTATTTTCATAAGTCAGAGTCAGACAAGGAAGCTCAACATAGAGCAACAACATTACATTATTTTCATCCATTGTTCAACTGAACTGAGCTAAAGGTTGTAATAATGTAATCACAAAAAGATGAAACTACAAAAACACCCTTTTTGATATTTATGATAGATAATCAAAGATAGGATCCCCAGTGTAGAGGTGGAAGCACCTTGATTCCATGACCACCAACATCTCCCCTGGTAGTTCCCAAGGGGCACGGTATGAGTTCATATCATCCTCCATTACTAAAAATCTATGCCAATACACTTAAAGAGGTTGCTTTTGCAAGTGCACTTTCCCTTTGTTGAATCCATTACCTAATCTTCAGTCAAATCTTCCCAACTTCTGAACTGACAGCACAGGATAAGTAATCTTAGACTAACTTTTCACATGACAACGCAGAGTTTGTTGTGAAGTCCAAAGCATACAACCCAGATACAAATATTTACAGTGAGAAAGGACCAAGATTGATACAAAAACACTGGACTATGTGAAAGGTCTATGCCACACTTTTTCCAAGATCATCAGAACAATACAGTGGTTAATGTGCCCTTCACTGGACAAGTACAGTCCGCAAGCACCTTGAAGATCCCACTGCTGGTTACAACAGCAAACGGGAGACATTCCATTGAAGTCCCCCCAATAGACATCAGGCTTGAGAGGTTGGAACTGAGGAAAGAAAGCATTGGTTGAATTTTTATCAGTGGTAATGAAAAATTCCTTTTCAGTTGGCATTATGCTCTGAATATTATCCTATAGTTGCAAAATTTCATGTTGTTTCCAAGATTTAGACTTCTCTGAACAATAAATAGCTTTATTATTACCAAACtaataatgataaaaataagtAGCTATATTAACAGTTCTTTAAAAAATTGGTTgtgtttttaattattatttatttttacatttACAGATAAGCTATTCTTTCTGTGTAATACTCATTTAAGGAAAGTGTAAAACTATGTATAGATAGCGGTAagctaaaaatcaaattaaagtgtAGTTATAGTTACTTGAGCTCAAGGATCTACGGGACACTTCAGCTAAGCCTAAGTTTTTATTATCTCAATGCTTATGTATTTGTTATAAACATCTTGCAAGCAG
The genomic region above belongs to Arachis stenosperma cultivar V10309 chromosome 5, arast.V10309.gnm1.PFL2, whole genome shotgun sequence and contains:
- the LOC130981934 gene encoding LOW QUALITY PROTEIN: alcohol dehydrogenase-like 6 (The sequence of the model RefSeq protein was modified relative to this genomic sequence to represent the inferred CDS: deleted 2 bases in 1 codon) encodes the protein MSSSSPNPQVITCKAAVAWGAGEPLVMEEVQVSPPNSMEIRIKVVSTSLCRSDLAAWESHAIFPRIFGHEASGIVESVGEGVTEFKEGDHVLTVFIGECKACRPCTSGKSNICQVLGLERKGLMHSDQKTRFSVKGKPVYHYCAVSSFSEYTVVHSGCAVKVSPHVPLEKVCLLSCGVAAGLGAAWNVANVTKGSIVVIFGLGTVGLSVAQGAKLRGASRIIGVDNNPQKCEKAKAFGFTEVVDPSSYQEPIAQVIKRITDGGADFSFECVGDTDMITTALQSCCDGWGLTVTLGVPKVKPEMSAHYGLFLMGRTLKGSLFGGWKPKSDLPLLVEKYVNKEIQIDDYITHNLPFDDINNAFDLMKEGKCLRCVIHMPR